The stretch of DNA CTTACTCGTGTCGGGCCGTCTCCCTAGACGGCCCCCCTTTCCCGGTTACCGGACCGCATGGCGAAGCAGAAAGAAAAAGAAGAAGCCCTCGAAGTCGAAGGCGTGGTGACCCAGGCCCTGGCGAACACGCGTTTCAACGTCGAGATCGAAGGCGGCCACATCGTCAACGCCTACATCGGCGGCCGGATGCGTAAGCACTACATCCGGATCGTCCCGGGTGACCGGGTGCGCGTCGAGCTTTCTCCCTACGACCTGACCAAGGGCCGCATTACCTACCGCGAACGCTAAAAGGGCTATCGCGAACGGTAAAAGGGCGGCGAATGCTGGCCATTGGCGGTATCGGACCGCCGCAATGACTTATTCTTTCGGAACCGCGACCTCTCGGGAGCGTCAGACGGGCCAAGCCGATCTTCGGCGGCGCCCGCTGGACCTCCCTCCGCAGGCCGCGGTTCTGTCGTTTCAACTCCGGTCGATTCCTACGCGACGTCGTTCACGACCTTGCCAGCCCGGCAAGAAACCCGCAAGCTGTGCGAATCCCCCCAAGTGGCGTCCGTTTTCGCCGACCACTAATCACTCCACCGCCCGTTAGGACCCGCAGCGTGATTGCTCCCGCCCCGCGCTCCCGTACAAGTCGTCGCCTGGTAGCGTTGGCGACGCTCGTCTCGCTGACGCCGCTGGCGATCGGCCCCGCCGCCTTCGCGCAGGCCGTCGCCGCGCCTGAAGCGCCCGCCGCCCAGGCCCCGGCCGCCGTCGAGACCAAGACGATCGCCGTCGCCGCGCTGACCAACTACAACCAACTGATCAAGGAAATCACCTTCCTTGGCGGCCTCGGTGGCAACCCGAACGCCGGCGACTGGGTCGAGGGCATGATCGCCTTCTTCACCGGCGGCCGCGGCCTCGAAGGACTCGACAAGAACCGCCCGATCGGCGTCGTCGTCCAAACCGACGGCGCCGGCTTCGCCCCGATCGGCTGCCTGCCAATCGCCGACCTGACCCCAGTCCTTGAGCTGGCCGAGAACTTCGCCCTTGAGCCCATCGACAACGGCGACGGCGTCTACGAGCTGGAACTCCCCGAGCAGACGATCTACTTCCAGCAAGTCGGCGAGTGGACCTTCGTTTCGAACACACCCGAAGCCCTCGCTCAGGCGCCCGCCGATCCCGCAAAGGACCTGCAAAAGCTCGTCGAGAAGTACGACCTCGGCGTCACGCTCTATTCGCAGAACCTCCCCGCGATGTACCGGCAGATCGCGCTGGAGCAACTCCGCCAGGGGATGGAAGAGGGCCTCGTCCAGCAAGAGAACGAGACCGAGGAAGAGTTCCAAGCCCGCCGTGCCCTCGCCGAGACGCAGATCGCCCAGATCAGCGACCTGATCGACGGCCTCAATGTCGTGACGATCGGCTGGTCGATCGACGCCGAGAAGAAGCACACCTTCATCGACGCCGAGCTAACGGCCCTCGAAGGGACGGACCTCGCCCTGGCGATGACGACCTACGAGAACGCCACCAGCGGCGTCACGGGCTTCCACCGTCCGCAAGCGGCCGCCAGCTTCCTCACCTCGGGCGTCACGCCGGCGGAGCTGCTCGAGAAGCAGAAGGCCCAGAACGAAGCGGCCATCGAGATGGTCCGCTCGCAGATCGACAAGGCTCTCCAAGAGCAGATTGAAGAGGGCAAGATCCCCGACGACCCGGACGTGCAGGAGGCCATCAAGGGCGCCACCAGCGACCTCGTCGATGTCTACGCCGACATGATCCGCAACGGCCGCGTCGAGGTCGGCGGTTCGCTCGACTTGGCCGGTGAGGGCTTCGACGCCATCGCCGCCGGTTACGTCCCCGACCCCACGAAGGTCGAGGCCGCATTCAAGAAGCTCGCCGAAGCCGCCGCCAAGGAGCCCAAGTTCCCCGGCGTCGAATGGGCCTACGCGACCCACGCCGGCGTCACGCTCCACGGCATGACGGTCCCCGTCCCCGAAGAAGCCGGCCAGGCCCGCGAAGCGCTCGGTGAATCGGTGCGGCTGATCATGGGCGTCGGCGGCGAGCGCGTTTACTTCGCGATGGGCCCCCGCGGCGAGGAGTCGCTCAAGAAGGCGATCGACGAGTCCGCCGCCAAGGCCGGCCAGCCGATCTCGCCCCCCGGCGAGCTGATCGTCTCGGTCGGTCAAATCCTCACCGCCGCCGAGAAGGTCGCCCCGCCGAACGCCGCTCCGATGATCGGCATGATCCTCAGCGGCATGGAAGACGTCCCGGCCGGCGCCGATCGCTTGATCGTCACGAGCGAGCCGATCGACGGCGGCCTGCGGGTCCGCTACCTGCTCGAGGAGGGCGTCCTCAAGGCGATCGGCCAAGCCGCCGCCACCGCCGCCGCGATGCAGCAACAGGGCGGCGCTCCCGGCGGGTTCTGAACCCAAAGCCGCTGACCATGGTCCCACGAAAGGGGCCCGCCCAAGTGGCGGGCCCTTTTTTCATGACGCCATCACGAAAGACGGCGAGCCGGCGATATGAGGCGAGCCGGCGACGTTAGTCGTCGGTGGGAAGCGGGTACCAGCGCCGAATACAAACGAATGACACCGACGACTAACGTCGCCGGCTCGCTACAAACGAGAACCAGCTGCGTAACCCGGGGCTCACACTCCCCACCCCGCGCGTCTACCGTAGATGCCTCCACAACCGCGTCCACCAACACGACCCCGCCCAGCGTGTCCCCGATCCTCACCCACTTCGCCGGCGTCCCCATCCCGCAGCTCGCCGCCGAGTTCGGCACGCCGCTCTACGTCTACGACGCTGCGATGATCCGCCAACGGGCGCGTGACCTCGCGCCGTTCGACGTGACCCGCTTCGCGCAGAAGGCTTGCTCGAACCTCTCGATCCTCCGCCTGATGCGCGACGAGGGCGTCCTCGTTGACGCGGTGAGCGCCGGTGAGATCGCCCGCGCGCTCGCGGCCGGTTACGCGCCGTCCGAGAAGGACCACGACGACGCGGCGATCGCCGCCGGCCATCACCC from Botrimarina mediterranea encodes:
- a CDS encoding DUF885 domain-containing protein; this encodes MIAPAPRSRTSRRLVALATLVSLTPLAIGPAAFAQAVAAPEAPAAQAPAAVETKTIAVAALTNYNQLIKEITFLGGLGGNPNAGDWVEGMIAFFTGGRGLEGLDKNRPIGVVVQTDGAGFAPIGCLPIADLTPVLELAENFALEPIDNGDGVYELELPEQTIYFQQVGEWTFVSNTPEALAQAPADPAKDLQKLVEKYDLGVTLYSQNLPAMYRQIALEQLRQGMEEGLVQQENETEEEFQARRALAETQIAQISDLIDGLNVVTIGWSIDAEKKHTFIDAELTALEGTDLALAMTTYENATSGVTGFHRPQAAASFLTSGVTPAELLEKQKAQNEAAIEMVRSQIDKALQEQIEEGKIPDDPDVQEAIKGATSDLVDVYADMIRNGRVEVGGSLDLAGEGFDAIAAGYVPDPTKVEAAFKKLAEAAAKEPKFPGVEWAYATHAGVTLHGMTVPVPEEAGQAREALGESVRLIMGVGGERVYFAMGPRGEESLKKAIDESAAKAGQPISPPGELIVSVGQILTAAEKVAPPNAAPMIGMILSGMEDVPAGADRLIVTSEPIDGGLRVRYLLEEGVLKAIGQAAATAAAMQQQGGAPGGF
- the infA gene encoding translation initiation factor IF-1; translated protein: MAKQKEKEEALEVEGVVTQALANTRFNVEIEGGHIVNAYIGGRMRKHYIRIVPGDRVRVELSPYDLTKGRITYRER